A window from Micromonospora terminaliae encodes these proteins:
- the otsB gene encoding trehalose-phosphatase: MPPLNLGNQQPKTPLDAEHAWRATAARAGDVVLFFDFDGTLAPVDDDPTAVQPAPKVLTALEALAPRVGRIAIVSARPVEFLRDHLGGLSGIDLYGLYGLEHSHSGGETVTEPAALPWVPTMTELAEQARAELPPGALVEFKRLSVALHWRTAPHLGDLVQEWGRARAERLGLRCQAGRMVLELKPPVDRDKGMVIGEVVRDAGGAWYFGDDVSDIKAFSALRARAAADPQFLGVCVAVANPETGHEVADAADLTLDSPAALGDFLTKALTHLP, from the coding sequence GTGCCGCCGTTGAATCTGGGCAACCAGCAGCCGAAAACCCCGTTGGACGCCGAGCACGCGTGGCGTGCCACCGCCGCCCGCGCGGGTGACGTGGTGCTCTTCTTCGACTTCGACGGCACCCTCGCGCCGGTCGACGACGACCCGACCGCGGTTCAGCCCGCGCCGAAGGTGCTCACCGCGCTGGAGGCGCTCGCCCCCCGCGTAGGCCGGATCGCCATCGTCTCCGCGCGCCCGGTCGAGTTCCTCCGCGACCACCTCGGCGGCCTCTCCGGCATCGACCTCTACGGCCTCTACGGGCTGGAGCACAGCCACTCCGGCGGCGAGACGGTCACCGAACCGGCCGCCCTGCCCTGGGTGCCCACCATGACCGAGCTGGCCGAGCAGGCCCGCGCCGAGTTGCCGCCCGGCGCGCTCGTGGAGTTCAAGCGGCTCTCCGTTGCGCTGCACTGGCGCACCGCGCCGCACCTCGGCGACCTCGTGCAGGAGTGGGGCCGTGCCCGCGCCGAGCGGCTGGGCCTGCGCTGCCAGGCCGGGCGCATGGTGCTGGAGCTGAAGCCGCCGGTCGACCGGGACAAGGGCATGGTCATCGGCGAGGTGGTCCGGGACGCCGGCGGTGCCTGGTACTTCGGCGACGACGTCTCCGACATCAAGGCCTTCTCGGCGCTGCGTGCCCGGGCCGCCGCCGACCCGCAGTTCCTCGGCGTCTGCGTCGCCGTGGCGAACCCGGAGACCGGTCACGAGGTCGCCGACGCCGCCGACCTCACCCTCGACTCCCCCGCCGCCCTGGGCGACTTCCTCACCAAAGCGCTAACCCACCTGCCCTGA
- the glpX gene encoding class II fructose-bisphosphatase → MTTTRTRTPQDLDRNLALDLVRVTEAAAMAAGRWVGRGDKEGGDGAAVDAMRKLINSIPMRGVVVIGEGEKDNAPMLFNGEEVGDGTGPEVDVAVDPIDGTTLMSKGMPNALAVLAVAERGAMFDPSAVFYMEKLAVGPMYADVVDINAGVAENIRRIAKVKGTDPAEVTVCVLDRSRHDDLVKQIRRTGAGIRFISDGDIAGAIAAARGESDVDVLMGIGGTPEGITAACALKCMGGMMQAKLWPKDEQEREKALAAGHDLDRVLFTDDLVTGDNCFFVATGVTSGDLLRGVRYRAGGAYTQSIVMRSKSGTIRVIDSYHRLEKLALYSAVDFDGRPLAEQE, encoded by the coding sequence ATGACAACCACCAGGACGCGGACGCCCCAGGATCTCGACCGTAACCTCGCCCTCGACCTGGTCCGGGTGACCGAGGCCGCGGCCATGGCCGCCGGCCGCTGGGTCGGCCGGGGCGACAAGGAGGGCGGCGACGGAGCCGCCGTCGACGCCATGCGCAAGCTGATCAACTCGATCCCGATGCGCGGTGTCGTGGTGATCGGCGAGGGCGAGAAGGACAACGCCCCGATGCTCTTCAACGGCGAGGAGGTCGGCGACGGGACCGGTCCCGAGGTGGACGTGGCGGTCGACCCGATCGACGGCACCACGCTGATGAGCAAGGGCATGCCGAACGCGCTGGCCGTGCTCGCGGTGGCCGAGCGGGGTGCGATGTTCGACCCGAGCGCCGTCTTCTACATGGAGAAGCTCGCGGTCGGCCCGATGTACGCCGACGTGGTCGACATCAACGCCGGGGTGGCCGAGAACATCCGGCGGATCGCCAAGGTCAAGGGCACCGACCCCGCCGAGGTGACGGTCTGCGTGCTGGACCGGTCGCGTCACGACGACCTGGTGAAGCAGATCCGGCGGACCGGGGCGGGCATCCGGTTCATCTCCGACGGCGACATCGCCGGCGCCATCGCGGCGGCCCGGGGCGAGTCCGACGTCGACGTGCTCATGGGTATCGGCGGCACCCCGGAGGGCATCACGGCGGCCTGCGCGCTGAAGTGCATGGGCGGCATGATGCAGGCCAAGCTCTGGCCCAAGGACGAGCAGGAGCGGGAGAAGGCGCTCGCCGCCGGACACGACCTGGACCGGGTGCTGTTCACCGACGACCTGGTCACCGGCGACAACTGCTTCTTCGTGGCCACCGGCGTCACCTCGGGCGACCTGCTGCGCGGGGTGCGCTACCGGGCGGGCGGGGCGTACACCCAGTCGATCGTGATGCGCTCGAAGAGCGGCACGATCCGGGTGATCGACTCCTACCACCGGCTGGAGAAGCTCGCCCTCTACTCGGCGGTCGACTTCGACGGGCGCCCCCTGGCCGAGCAGGAGTGA
- a CDS encoding rhomboid family intramembrane serine protease has protein sequence MTWRDGPTGGDPHRFGTEAFYASLGRAFVAMCAVVPVLFLIEAVDVGLRADLDVTAGIIPHRIQGLDGIFFSPFLHAGWNHLYSNSIPLILLGTFVLAAGTRRFLWSTLVIILVSGLGVWFTGSPNSVVVGASGVIFGYLGILLTRGIVERSWWNFAVVLLVGLLYGWQLLGILPTDERISWQGHLFGLLGGAVAAVLFRRRTDTGDRDTLGSPPVTLS, from the coding sequence GTGACCTGGCGAGACGGCCCGACGGGCGGCGACCCCCACCGGTTCGGCACCGAGGCGTTCTACGCCTCGCTCGGCCGGGCGTTCGTCGCCATGTGCGCGGTCGTGCCGGTGCTGTTCCTCATCGAGGCCGTCGACGTGGGCCTGCGCGCCGACCTGGACGTCACCGCCGGCATCATCCCGCACCGCATCCAGGGGCTCGACGGCATCTTCTTCTCGCCGTTCCTGCACGCCGGCTGGAACCACCTCTACAGCAACAGCATCCCGCTGATCCTGCTCGGCACCTTCGTGCTGGCCGCCGGCACCCGCCGGTTCCTCTGGTCCACGCTGGTGATCATCCTGGTCAGCGGCCTGGGGGTCTGGTTCACCGGTTCGCCGAACTCGGTGGTGGTCGGCGCGAGCGGGGTGATCTTCGGCTACCTCGGCATCCTGCTCACCCGCGGCATCGTCGAGCGCAGTTGGTGGAACTTCGCCGTGGTGCTCCTCGTCGGCCTGCTGTACGGCTGGCAACTGCTCGGCATCCTTCCCACCGACGAGCGCATCTCCTGGCAGGGCCACCTGTTCGGGTTGCTCGGCGGTGCCGTCGCGGCCGTGCTGTTCCGCCGCCGTACGGACACGGGGGACCGGGACACGCTCGGGTCACCGCCGGTCACGCTGTCCTGA
- a CDS encoding NAD-dependent epimerase/dehydratase family protein, which yields MALHVIVGAGPVGTATARLLAERGDRVRVVTRRGTGPAHPAVERVAADAADADRLTALTEGAVAVYNCANPAYHRWPLDWPPLAAALLTTAERTGAVLATVGNLYGYGPVDAPMTEATPLASTGTKGRVRNRMWADALAAHRAGRARITEVRGSDYLGPDGTSLAMMVLPRVLAGQRVFLPVDWDAPHTWTYIPDVARTLVAAATDERAWGRAWHVPSAPAVSMRDLAQRAAALVGAPAPRLTRMPYPVLWLGGLANPFVRELRETAYQFARPYVLDSTAATATLGVEATPLDRAVKETVAALRA from the coding sequence ATGGCCCTGCACGTCATCGTCGGCGCCGGACCCGTCGGCACCGCCACCGCCCGCCTGCTCGCCGAGCGCGGCGACCGGGTGCGGGTGGTGACCCGCCGCGGCACCGGCCCGGCCCACCCCGCCGTCGAGCGGGTCGCCGCCGACGCCGCCGACGCCGACCGGCTGACCGCGCTGACCGAGGGCGCGGTGGCGGTGTACAACTGCGCCAACCCGGCCTACCACCGCTGGCCGCTGGACTGGCCGCCGCTGGCCGCCGCGCTGCTCACCACCGCCGAGCGGACCGGCGCGGTGCTCGCCACCGTCGGCAACCTCTACGGGTACGGCCCGGTCGACGCCCCCATGACCGAGGCGACCCCGCTCGCCTCGACGGGCACGAAGGGCCGGGTCCGCAACCGCATGTGGGCCGACGCGCTGGCCGCGCACCGGGCCGGCCGGGCCCGGATCACCGAGGTACGCGGCTCCGACTACCTCGGCCCGGACGGGACCTCGCTGGCCATGATGGTGCTGCCCCGGGTGCTCGCCGGGCAGCGCGTGTTCCTGCCGGTCGACTGGGACGCCCCGCACACCTGGACGTACATTCCGGACGTCGCCCGTACCCTGGTGGCCGCCGCGACCGACGAGCGGGCCTGGGGACGCGCCTGGCACGTGCCCAGCGCGCCCGCCGTCTCGATGCGGGACCTCGCCCAACGCGCGGCGGCCCTGGTCGGTGCGCCCGCGCCGCGACTGACCCGGATGCCGTACCCGGTGCTCTGGCTCGGCGGGCTGGCCAACCCGTTCGTCCGGGAACTGCGGGAGACCGCCTACCAGTTCGCCCGCCCGTACGTGCTGGACTCGACCGCCGCGACCGCCACCCTCGGCGTCGAGGCGACGCCGCTGGACCGGGCGGTCAAGGAGACGGTGGCGGCGCTGCGCGCCTGA
- a CDS encoding TetR/AcrR family transcriptional regulator, whose amino-acid sequence MVAPSLRARVRAGMIEEIKAVARRHLATDGANLSLRAVARDMGMVSSAIYRYFPSRDDLLTALILEAYGALGDVVEAADAGVDQADLRGRWHAVCRAARAWALANPAEYALLYGSPVPGYAAPDDTVEPAQRPPVTLVGILRDGVAAGRLAPSGEELPEPLRSDVAELAALLDVDVPPALLARGMAGWTQLFGLISFELFGRINRTLPHRDEYFDHQTGLMADLIGLPAA is encoded by the coding sequence ATGGTCGCTCCCTCGCTCCGCGCCCGGGTCCGCGCCGGCATGATCGAAGAGATCAAGGCGGTCGCCCGTCGCCACCTGGCCACCGACGGCGCCAACCTCTCGCTCCGGGCGGTCGCCCGCGACATGGGCATGGTCTCGTCGGCGATCTACCGCTACTTCCCCAGCCGCGACGACCTGCTCACCGCGCTGATCCTGGAGGCGTACGGCGCGCTCGGCGACGTGGTCGAGGCGGCCGATGCCGGCGTCGATCAGGCCGACCTGCGCGGCCGCTGGCACGCCGTGTGCCGGGCCGCCCGGGCCTGGGCGCTGGCCAACCCCGCCGAGTACGCCCTGCTCTACGGCAGCCCCGTCCCCGGCTACGCGGCCCCGGACGACACCGTGGAGCCGGCCCAGCGACCCCCGGTGACCCTGGTCGGCATCCTCCGCGATGGGGTGGCCGCCGGCCGGCTCGCACCGTCCGGCGAGGAACTGCCCGAACCGCTGCGGTCCGACGTGGCCGAACTGGCGGCGCTGCTCGACGTTGACGTGCCGCCCGCCCTGCTGGCCCGGGGCATGGCCGGCTGGACCCAGCTCTTCGGGTTGATCAGCTTCGAGTTGTTCGGCCGGATCAACCGCACGCTGCCGCACCGCGACGAGTACTTCGACCACCAGACCGGCCTGATGGCCGACCTCATCGGCCTGCCCGCGGCCTGA
- a CDS encoding isoprenyl transferase encodes MTLRKLLYSVYERRLTAKLAGKPVPRHVGVMCDGNRRWAREMGFVDPNDGHRMGAERIKELLRWCDAAGVGHVTLWLLSTDNLTRPAAELDPLLQIIEDLTTELAEEGNPWRLRMVGALDVLPAHHAAALKAAEERTRERSGGAQVNIAVGYGGRREIADAVRSLLLEHAATGGTVEELANSIDVDHISEHLYTKGLPDPDLIIRTSGEQRLSGFMLWQSAHSEFYFCELNWPDFRRVDFLRALRSYATRQRRFGA; translated from the coding sequence ATGACTCTGCGGAAACTCCTCTACTCCGTTTACGAGCGCCGGCTCACCGCGAAGCTCGCGGGTAAGCCGGTGCCCCGGCACGTCGGTGTGATGTGCGACGGCAACCGCAGATGGGCCCGGGAGATGGGCTTCGTCGACCCGAACGACGGCCACCGGATGGGCGCCGAGCGGATCAAGGAGCTGCTGCGCTGGTGCGACGCCGCCGGTGTCGGGCACGTCACGCTCTGGCTGCTCTCCACCGACAACCTGACCCGGCCGGCCGCCGAGCTGGACCCGCTGCTCCAGATCATCGAGGACCTCACCACCGAGCTGGCCGAGGAGGGCAACCCCTGGCGGCTGCGGATGGTCGGCGCCCTCGACGTGCTGCCGGCGCACCACGCGGCCGCGCTCAAGGCGGCCGAGGAGCGCACCCGGGAGCGCAGCGGGGGCGCCCAGGTCAACATCGCCGTCGGCTACGGTGGCCGGCGCGAGATCGCCGACGCGGTGCGCTCGCTGCTGCTGGAGCACGCCGCGACCGGCGGCACGGTCGAGGAGCTGGCCAATTCGATCGATGTCGACCACATCTCCGAGCATCTCTACACCAAGGGGCTGCCCGACCCGGATCTGATCATCCGGACCAGCGGCGAGCAGCGTCTCTCCGGCTTCATGCTGTGGCAGAGCGCCCACTCGGAGTTCTACTTCTGCGAACTCAACTGGCCCGACTTCCGCCGAGTCGACTTCCTCCGCGCCCTGCGCTCCTACGCCACCCGCCAACGCCGCTTCGGCGCCTGA
- a CDS encoding DMT family transporter, whose translation MTATGTAATPTLPTTRRIAGTGLATASGVAVAVQSRINGELGVRLADGIAAAVVSFGVGLLVLLVLVPASPGGRRGLAALRAALRDGSLRPWQCLGGVCGAFLVATQGLTIGALGVAVFTVAVVAGQSGSSLLVDRAGIGPTGRQPVTPNRLVGAALTVVAVLLAVGDRLGDPGALALALLPLAAGVGIAWQQAVNGRVRGATGSAMTATLVNFTVGTVALLATFAVDVAVRGRPAGAFPAEPWLYVGGPIGIVFIALAAAIVRFTGVLLLGLATIAGQVVGAVLLDLLLPTAASHPTPTTLLGAALTLVAVLVAALGPPPRLVRRAAPPPSP comes from the coding sequence GTGACCGCGACCGGGACGGCGGCGACCCCGACGCTGCCGACCACGCGGCGGATCGCCGGCACCGGGCTGGCCACCGCCTCGGGGGTCGCGGTGGCCGTCCAGTCCCGGATCAACGGAGAACTCGGCGTACGCCTGGCCGACGGGATCGCCGCCGCGGTGGTCTCGTTCGGCGTGGGCCTGCTGGTGCTGCTCGTGCTGGTCCCCGCCTCCCCCGGCGGCCGGCGGGGCCTGGCCGCCCTGCGGGCCGCGCTCCGGGACGGCTCGCTGCGGCCGTGGCAGTGCCTCGGCGGGGTCTGCGGCGCCTTCCTGGTCGCCACCCAGGGCCTGACCATCGGCGCCCTCGGCGTGGCGGTGTTCACCGTCGCCGTGGTGGCCGGGCAGTCCGGCAGCAGCCTGCTCGTCGACCGGGCGGGGATCGGCCCGACCGGGCGGCAGCCGGTCACCCCGAACCGGCTGGTCGGCGCGGCGCTCACGGTGGTGGCCGTGCTGCTGGCGGTAGGCGACCGGCTGGGCGACCCGGGTGCCCTGGCGCTGGCCCTGCTGCCGCTGGCCGCCGGGGTGGGCATCGCCTGGCAGCAGGCGGTGAACGGGCGGGTCCGCGGGGCCACCGGCAGCGCCATGACCGCCACGCTGGTCAACTTCACCGTGGGCACCGTGGCGCTGCTCGCCACCTTCGCGGTGGACGTGGCGGTCCGGGGCCGCCCGGCCGGCGCCTTCCCGGCCGAGCCGTGGCTCTACGTGGGCGGCCCCATCGGCATCGTGTTCATCGCGCTGGCCGCCGCCATCGTCCGGTTCACCGGGGTGCTGCTGCTCGGCCTGGCCACCATCGCCGGGCAGGTCGTCGGCGCCGTCCTGCTGGACCTGCTGCTGCCCACCGCCGCCTCGCACCCCACGCCGACCACCCTGCTGGGCGCGGCGCTGACGCTGGTCGCGGTGCTGGTCGCCGCGCTCGGGCCGCCGCCGAGGCTGGTCAGGCGCGCAGCGCCGCCACCGTCTCCTTGA
- a CDS encoding helix-turn-helix domain-containing protein, with translation MTETANARKIAFATFVRRALEDARAMRAWSGTEVSRRTGVSRQTINRWVRGDWASDPEAERVVAFCEGLGINPAAAFTALGWDRAAAPRATPTAPPMDPDVEALLRRLVDPDVSEAEKFHIRETIRYLAYRPTLPADSGKRGRQAG, from the coding sequence GTGACCGAGACCGCGAACGCACGGAAGATCGCCTTCGCCACCTTCGTCCGCCGCGCCCTGGAGGACGCGCGTGCCATGCGGGCCTGGAGCGGCACCGAGGTCTCCCGGCGCACCGGCGTCTCCCGGCAGACCATCAACCGCTGGGTCCGGGGTGACTGGGCCAGCGACCCCGAGGCCGAGCGGGTGGTCGCCTTCTGCGAAGGGCTGGGGATCAACCCGGCGGCGGCGTTCACCGCCCTCGGCTGGGACCGGGCGGCCGCCCCTCGCGCCACCCCCACCGCGCCGCCCATGGACCCGGACGTCGAGGCCCTGCTGCGCCGGCTGGTCGACCCGGACGTCTCCGAAGCGGAGAAGTTCCACATCCGCGAAACCATTCGCTACCTCGCTTACCGGCCGACACTCCCTGCCGATTCCGGAAAACGAGGCAGACAGGCCGGATAG
- a CDS encoding NAD(P)/FAD-dependent oxidoreductase: MREVDVAVIGAGPAGLFAAYYAGFRGLSVAVIDALPEPGGQVTAMYPEKLILDVAGFPAIKGRELVANLVAQAAPFRPDYLLGVRAEKLSYLDGRPVLGLAGGDQLHCGAVLVTGGLGSFTPRPLPVADSFVGGGIVYFVPQPAELTGRDVLIVGGGDSAFDWAVTLAPIARSVTLVHRRDRFRAHASTVDRVRALPVRIVVNAEVTRLHGEDRVTGAELAVRGGAVETVPVDTVVAALGFTADLGPLAEWGLRLDRRHIVVDSAMATNLPRVFAAGDITDYPGKVRLIATGFGEAATAVNNAAVVIDPSAHLFPGHSSDGT; the protein is encoded by the coding sequence ATGCGCGAGGTCGATGTCGCCGTGATCGGGGCCGGCCCCGCCGGGCTGTTCGCCGCCTACTACGCCGGGTTCCGGGGGCTCTCCGTCGCCGTGATCGACGCGCTGCCCGAGCCGGGGGGCCAGGTCACCGCCATGTACCCGGAGAAGCTCATCCTCGACGTCGCCGGGTTCCCCGCCATCAAGGGGCGGGAGCTGGTGGCCAACCTGGTCGCCCAGGCCGCGCCCTTCCGCCCGGACTACCTGCTCGGGGTGCGGGCGGAGAAGCTGTCGTACCTGGACGGGCGCCCGGTGCTCGGGCTGGCCGGCGGTGACCAGCTGCACTGCGGCGCGGTGCTCGTCACCGGCGGGCTGGGCAGTTTCACGCCCCGGCCGTTGCCGGTGGCGGACAGCTTCGTGGGCGGCGGGATCGTCTACTTCGTACCGCAGCCGGCCGAGCTGACCGGCCGGGACGTGCTCATCGTGGGCGGCGGCGACTCGGCGTTCGACTGGGCCGTGACGCTGGCCCCCATCGCCCGCTCGGTGACCCTCGTGCACCGGCGGGACCGGTTCCGCGCGCACGCCTCGACCGTCGACCGGGTGCGCGCGCTGCCGGTGCGGATCGTGGTCAACGCCGAGGTGACCCGGCTGCACGGGGAGGACCGGGTCACCGGCGCCGAGCTGGCCGTACGCGGCGGCGCCGTGGAGACGGTGCCGGTGGACACCGTGGTCGCCGCCCTCGGGTTCACCGCCGACCTGGGCCCGCTCGCCGAGTGGGGGCTGCGCCTGGACCGCCGGCACATCGTGGTCGACAGCGCCATGGCCACCAACCTGCCCCGCGTCTTCGCGGCCGGGGACATCACCGACTACCCGGGCAAGGTCCGGCTCATCGCCACCGGCTTCGGTGAGGCGGCCACCGCCGTCAACAACGCCGCGGTCGTCATCGACCCGAGCGCGCACCTCTTCCCGGGCCACTCCTCCGACGGCACCTGA
- a CDS encoding geranylgeranyl reductase family protein, translated as MWAGEDGGVWDVIVVGAGPAGAAAALGARRAGAARVLLLDRFDFPRDKACGDGIAAHALDVLAELRVTGAVDGYAPLPALRLVGPGGGTVARALPRPAYTVPRQVFDARLVAAATAAGAELRRHTVRTVEVREDRVVLDGDLAARAVVGADGAGSVLRRALGHPVNPDRHLALAIRGYAPARPGPPEQLIVTSSPRWPAYAWSFPIGDGRANVGYGEVLRGEPLTRAHLLERLGALLPDTDPAAVTDLRAHHLPLSTHRPAPGRGRVVLAGDALSLINPFTGEGIFYALRSGALAGAAAADAPALAARRYADALRRRLGTHLRHSSVAAWLARRRWVVDAAVRAARRDERVYRTVVELGLGDGRLDARTLARIGAGLAPGSASARRAAT; from the coding sequence GTGTGGGCGGGGGAGGATGGGGGTGTGTGGGACGTCATCGTCGTTGGGGCCGGGCCTGCGGGGGCGGCCGCCGCTCTTGGCGCGCGACGGGCCGGCGCGGCGCGGGTGTTGCTGCTCGACCGGTTCGACTTTCCGCGGGACAAGGCGTGCGGAGACGGCATCGCCGCGCACGCGCTGGACGTCCTCGCCGAGCTGCGGGTGACCGGGGCGGTCGACGGGTACGCGCCGCTGCCCGCCCTGCGCCTGGTCGGCCCCGGTGGCGGCACGGTGGCCCGGGCGCTGCCCCGGCCCGCGTACACGGTGCCCCGGCAGGTGTTCGACGCCCGGCTGGTGGCGGCGGCGACCGCGGCCGGTGCGGAGCTGCGCCGGCACACCGTACGCACCGTGGAGGTGCGCGAGGACCGGGTGGTGCTCGACGGGGACCTGGCCGCCCGGGCGGTGGTCGGAGCGGACGGGGCCGGTTCGGTGCTGCGCCGGGCGCTCGGCCACCCGGTGAACCCGGACCGGCACCTCGCCCTCGCCATCCGGGGCTACGCGCCCGCCCGCCCCGGCCCGCCCGAGCAGCTCATCGTCACGTCGTCGCCGCGCTGGCCGGCGTACGCCTGGTCCTTCCCGATCGGCGACGGCCGCGCGAACGTCGGGTACGGGGAGGTGCTGCGCGGCGAGCCGCTGACCCGCGCCCACCTGCTGGAGCGGCTGGGCGCCCTGCTCCCGGACACCGACCCGGCGGCGGTGACCGACCTGCGGGCGCACCACCTGCCGCTCTCCACCCACCGGCCGGCGCCCGGGCGGGGCCGGGTGGTGCTGGCCGGCGACGCGCTCTCGTTGATCAACCCGTTCACCGGCGAGGGCATCTTCTACGCGCTGCGCTCCGGTGCCCTGGCCGGCGCCGCCGCGGCCGACGCCCCGGCCCTCGCGGCCCGCCGGTACGCCGACGCGCTGCGCCGCCGGCTCGGCACCCACCTGCGGCACAGCTCGGTGGCGGCCTGGCTGGCCCGGCGCCGGTGGGTGGTGGACGCGGCCGTGCGCGCCGCCCGCCGCGACGAGCGGGTCTACCGGACCGTGGTGGAGCTGGGACTGGGTGACGGACGTCTCGACGCCCGCACCCTGGCCCGGATCGGCGCCGGGCTGGCACCCGGCAGCGCGTCGGCACGCCGCGCCGCGACCTGA
- a CDS encoding PhoH family protein, with translation MTTRRTPAGADQNPAATATTRRTTRSRRTAAASAGAEEPRPAGPAFVLDTSVLLSDPAAFHRFAEHEVVLPLVVISELEGKRHHPELGWFARQSLRMLDELRVKHGRLDRPVPANDQGGTLRVELNHTDDGVLPPGFRNESNDARILSVALNLAAEGREVTLVSKDMPLRVKAASVGLRADEYRHGQASDPTWTGMADLELAEEEIGRLYAGETLDLDAAAGLPCHTGLVLHSARGSALGRVLPDKTVRLVRGDREAFGVHGRSAEQRVALDLLLDESIGIVSLGGRAGTGKSALALCAGLEAVMERRRHKKVVVFRPLYAVGGQELGYLPGSESEKMSPWAQAVFDTLGSVVHENVLEEVTSRGLLEVLPLTHIRGRSLHDAFVIVDEAQSLERGVLLTVLSRIGQGSRVVLTHDVAQRDNLRVGRHDGVTAVIEALKGHQLFAHVTLSRSERSPIAAMVTDLLEDIPL, from the coding sequence GTGACCACTCGCCGTACCCCCGCCGGTGCCGACCAGAACCCGGCCGCGACCGCCACGACCCGCCGGACCACCCGCAGCCGCCGTACGGCCGCCGCGTCCGCCGGCGCCGAGGAGCCCCGACCAGCCGGCCCGGCCTTCGTCCTGGACACCTCGGTCCTCCTCTCCGACCCGGCGGCGTTCCACCGCTTCGCCGAGCACGAGGTGGTGCTGCCGCTGGTGGTGATCTCCGAACTGGAGGGCAAGCGCCACCACCCCGAGCTGGGCTGGTTCGCCCGGCAGTCGCTGCGCATGCTGGACGAGCTGCGGGTGAAGCACGGCCGGCTGGACCGGCCGGTGCCCGCCAACGACCAGGGCGGCACCCTCCGGGTGGAGCTGAACCACACCGACGACGGGGTGCTGCCGCCCGGGTTCCGGAACGAGTCGAACGACGCGCGGATCCTCTCCGTGGCGCTCAACCTGGCCGCCGAGGGCCGCGAGGTCACGCTCGTCAGCAAGGACATGCCGCTGCGGGTGAAGGCGGCCTCGGTCGGCCTGCGGGCCGACGAGTACCGGCACGGTCAGGCCAGCGACCCGACCTGGACCGGGATGGCGGACCTGGAGCTGGCCGAGGAGGAGATCGGCCGGCTCTACGCGGGCGAGACGCTCGACCTCGACGCGGCCGCCGGCCTGCCCTGCCACACCGGCCTGGTGCTGCACTCGGCACGGGGCTCTGCGCTCGGCCGGGTGCTGCCCGACAAGACGGTCCGCCTGGTGCGGGGGGATCGGGAGGCGTTCGGCGTGCACGGTCGCTCGGCCGAGCAGCGGGTGGCCCTCGACCTGCTCCTGGACGAGTCGATCGGCATCGTCTCGCTGGGCGGCCGGGCCGGCACCGGCAAGTCCGCGCTGGCCCTCTGCGCCGGCCTGGAGGCCGTGATGGAGCGCCGCCGGCACAAGAAGGTGGTCGTGTTCCGCCCGCTGTACGCGGTCGGCGGCCAGGAGCTGGGTTACCTCCCCGGGTCCGAGTCGGAGAAGATGTCGCCCTGGGCGCAGGCCGTCTTCGACACCCTCGGCTCCGTGGTGCACGAGAACGTGCTGGAGGAGGTCACCTCGCGGGGCCTGCTGGAGGTCCTGCCGCTGACCCACATCCGCGGCCGGAGCCTGCACGACGCCTTCGTCATCGTCGACGAGGCGCAGTCGCTGGAGCGCGGCGTCCTGTTGACCGTGCTGTCCCGGATCGGCCAGGGGTCGCGGGTGGTGCTCACCCACGACGTGGCCCAGCGGGACAATCTGCGGGTCGGCCGGCACGACGGGGTGACCGCGGTGATCGAGGCGCTGAAGGGCCATCAGCTCTTCGCGCACGTCACTCTCAGCCGTTCGGAGCGTTCGCCCATCGCCGCGATGGTCACCGATCTGCTGGAGGACATTCCGCTCTGA
- a CDS encoding lytic transglycosylase domain-containing protein: MSRLWSRFGARTAAVALLSVGVAGGFYLGEDRQTQQQGLTAQVGLQVDRTEYAYQRDRQADHRLVSAKQRAAEYQAKLRAAAAAKEAAQRAKEAEAAAASRKKEREAAEKAAAKPYDGPIPASCEEFSGNRKIGCAIMLDEGFGIDQFPCLDKLWTRESGWNHKAYNEGSGAYGIPQALPGSKMGSVADDWKTNPATQIKWGLGYIEGRYDDPCGAWAHSQSSGWY; this comes from the coding sequence GTGAGTCGGCTGTGGAGCCGGTTCGGCGCCCGTACGGCCGCCGTCGCACTGCTCTCCGTGGGCGTTGCCGGCGGCTTCTATCTGGGTGAAGACCGACAGACCCAGCAACAGGGCCTGACCGCGCAGGTCGGCCTGCAGGTCGACCGGACGGAGTACGCGTACCAGCGCGACCGCCAGGCCGACCACCGCCTCGTGTCGGCCAAGCAGCGAGCCGCCGAGTACCAGGCGAAGCTGCGCGCCGCGGCGGCGGCCAAGGAGGCCGCCCAGCGGGCCAAGGAGGCCGAGGCGGCGGCCGCGTCCCGCAAGAAGGAGCGGGAGGCCGCGGAGAAGGCGGCGGCCAAGCCGTACGACGGGCCGATCCCGGCCTCCTGCGAGGAGTTCAGCGGCAACCGCAAGATCGGTTGCGCGATCATGCTCGACGAGGGCTTCGGCATCGACCAGTTCCCCTGTCTGGACAAGCTCTGGACGCGGGAGAGCGGCTGGAACCACAAGGCCTACAACGAGGGGTCCGGCGCGTACGGGATCCCGCAGGCCCTGCCGGGCAGCAAGATGGGCTCGGTGGCCGACGACTGGAAGACCAACCCGGCCACCCAGATCAAGTGGGGCCTCGGCTACATCGAGGGCCGCTACGACGACCCCTGCGGTGCCTGGGCGCACTCGCAGAGTTCCGGCTGGTACTGA